A region from the SAR324 cluster bacterium genome encodes:
- the ftsW gene encoding putative lipid II flippase FtsW, whose translation MIAFSSRIQTPSFLQRTGRFHFDTILICALLFLLAWGTIMIYSTSAVYAGLRYDNSYYFLQRHLIHIILGFGVIALATLTPYQRWRDWLPLMMLIMLAMLVMVLIPGIGHEVKGGRRWLRMAGFGIQPAELMKIVLIVYLASYLERKRPLIQSFRRGIGPCMLVSGFFMLLILLQPDFGTVVLLSTTVLLMLFVGGCRIWHLIACVSVVASLGAALVMTQAYRMRRILAFLDPWEDPLDSGFQIIQSFIAIGTGGWFGRGLGESRQKLFFLPDAHTDFIFAILSEELGYFWVCTLVALFGIFIWRGFWIAWHAQDEFGKYLALGCTSVLSLQVIINLFVVSGMLPTKGMPLPFISAGGSALIMAMICTGILLNISHHIHSLTDTSSPHN comes from the coding sequence ATGATTGCGTTCTCCTCAAGGATTCAAACCCCAAGTTTTTTGCAGCGTACTGGAAGGTTTCACTTTGACACCATTTTGATTTGTGCACTCCTGTTTCTTTTAGCTTGGGGCACCATAATGATTTACAGCACAAGTGCGGTTTACGCAGGATTACGCTATGACAACAGTTACTATTTCCTTCAAAGACATCTGATTCATATCATTTTGGGATTTGGAGTCATTGCATTAGCGACCCTAACCCCCTACCAAAGATGGAGAGATTGGCTCCCTTTGATGATGCTAATCATGTTAGCAATGCTGGTAATGGTATTGATCCCAGGAATTGGGCATGAAGTTAAAGGTGGCAGGAGATGGTTGCGGATGGCTGGTTTTGGAATTCAGCCAGCAGAATTGATGAAAATCGTATTAATCGTTTACCTTGCTTCATATCTGGAGCGGAAACGACCATTGATCCAGTCTTTTAGACGTGGCATCGGACCATGTATGCTTGTAAGCGGTTTCTTCATGCTTTTGATTCTGTTACAACCAGATTTTGGCACAGTGGTATTGCTTTCAACAACAGTGCTGCTGATGCTTTTCGTTGGTGGGTGTCGGATTTGGCATTTGATTGCTTGCGTTAGTGTGGTTGCATCATTAGGTGCAGCTCTGGTAATGACACAGGCATATCGCATGAGAAGGATTCTCGCTTTTTTGGATCCTTGGGAAGACCCTCTAGATTCAGGTTTTCAAATCATACAATCATTTATAGCGATTGGGACTGGCGGGTGGTTTGGTCGTGGACTTGGAGAAAGCAGACAAAAGTTATTCTTCCTTCCTGATGCACATACTGATTTTATTTTTGCAATTTTATCAGAAGAATTAGGCTATTTTTGGGTCTGTACACTGGTGGCACTCTTTGGAATTTTCATCTGGAGGGGTTTTTGGATCGCTTGGCATGCGCAAGATGAGTTTGGTAAATATCTCGCTCTGGGGTGTACTTCAGTGTTAAGTCTACAAGTAATTATCAACTTATTTGTTGTTTCAGGAATGCTTCCGACGAAAGGTATGCCGCTACCATTCATCAGTGCTGGTGGATCTGCCTTAATCATGGCAATGATCTGCACTGGAATTCTACTAAATATCAGTCATCATATACATTCACTAACAGACACATCCTCACCACACAACTGA
- a CDS encoding ankyrin repeat domain-containing protein, which translates to MNRHKLLFNVILFICLWGNILSITHAETVKSNQTEILSKIHIEWQKWLVALRQNSNAVRELVSKSEDWRDLRGSGPFAGMTVVMLTAKVGSLEQLDLILAKKPDLSIQDELGKTVLHHLLERKGIVTGHLKKLLEAGAPINRGDVNLSNPLHLAASKEGVESLELLLQYGANLETMNLSGKSPLMVAAATGRELNVAFLISSGADPLVASASGYNTWMFAAAGGHEKILELLIQNSSIQIEHTEKIHLRNALHLATIEGHVETIKFLISSGLNVNQGDMLKVTPLHLAVISQKTESVDFLLNNGANAYLQDNTGVTPLELAVISGDLRILKLLLKQPPDAPLATLARENALREAAFQGKFNLVQELVQQNIAPNTKNINGQTAWTMAVSAGHNEIADYLASQPGPQALNVIFAAEFGFNERLSVLLKENVDVSVSDVRGFSPLMLAAGRGDVEMLSSLINYGANINHQSLQGWNVLSLAISSGSIETVKKIIQVDSKMIFQEDKEGWNALHWAAFHGELEIINLLLPFIDDVDSKDHQQRTSLQLAAIEGHQSIVRKLIEWNASTSVKDQSGRTVMEQAILYRQKDVLESLLLLGISASAGLRYASSIGEVGLLPLFKQHGANLDEADEDGNTPLLLAVLGEHQETVFGLLDFGADPNLANAKGLTPLILAIRSRQPALTSILLKYPLDLERQDPFGNTSLLTAALNGNEEIVDQLIIAGAKLEHSNYMGQSALHLAALQGQVGIVKRLLDANLSPMKSDQFGLTALHRAAENGHAGVVRTFLKTKTVDPNINVLDAHGDGGTPWLLAAKRSHINVLEVLLEASADPDAVELLNGTTALQVASAEGQLSTVRWLLEKNLSKIDETDFLGNTALHYAFQKGQKLVIEELMRWGANPQKANYEGRIPSEIAQNLSNDTTLNALN; encoded by the coding sequence TTGAATCGCCACAAACTTCTCTTCAATGTCATTTTATTTATCTGTTTGTGGGGAAATATCCTCTCTATTACTCATGCTGAAACAGTAAAATCCAATCAGACTGAAATTCTCTCAAAAATACATATTGAGTGGCAAAAGTGGTTAGTTGCACTACGACAAAATTCTAATGCTGTGAGGGAATTAGTCAGCAAAAGTGAGGACTGGAGGGATTTGAGAGGTTCAGGCCCCTTTGCCGGAATGACAGTGGTTATGTTGACAGCAAAAGTGGGTAGTCTTGAGCAGCTTGATTTAATTTTGGCAAAAAAACCCGATCTCTCAATTCAAGATGAATTAGGCAAGACAGTTCTTCATCATTTACTTGAACGCAAAGGAATCGTCACAGGGCATCTCAAAAAATTGTTGGAAGCTGGTGCACCAATTAATCGAGGGGATGTAAATTTAAGTAATCCGCTTCACTTGGCAGCATCAAAAGAGGGAGTAGAGAGTTTAGAGTTGCTCCTTCAATATGGTGCGAACCTAGAAACAATGAATCTTTCTGGAAAATCACCGCTGATGGTAGCTGCTGCAACTGGTAGAGAACTGAATGTAGCGTTCTTGATTAGTTCTGGTGCAGATCCACTAGTGGCATCTGCCTCTGGATATAATACATGGATGTTTGCTGCAGCAGGGGGACATGAAAAAATATTAGAGCTTCTAATCCAGAATTCCTCTATTCAGATTGAACATACAGAGAAGATACATTTAAGAAATGCACTTCACTTGGCTACAATTGAAGGCCATGTTGAAACGATCAAATTCTTAATCTCCTCAGGATTAAACGTAAATCAGGGGGACATGCTTAAAGTGACACCACTTCATCTAGCAGTCATTTCACAAAAAACAGAATCAGTTGATTTTCTCCTTAATAATGGAGCGAATGCTTATCTTCAAGATAATACAGGTGTAACACCCTTAGAGTTAGCAGTAATTTCAGGGGATCTACGAATACTAAAACTACTTTTAAAACAGCCTCCAGATGCTCCATTGGCAACTTTAGCAAGAGAGAACGCATTAAGAGAAGCTGCATTTCAGGGTAAATTTAACTTAGTTCAAGAACTGGTTCAACAAAACATCGCCCCAAATACCAAGAATATAAATGGACAGACAGCATGGACTATGGCTGTTTCCGCGGGACACAATGAAATTGCCGACTATCTTGCTTCACAACCGGGGCCACAAGCCCTAAACGTTATTTTTGCAGCAGAATTTGGTTTCAATGAACGTCTCTCAGTTCTTCTCAAAGAAAATGTTGATGTAAGTGTTTCAGATGTTCGAGGATTTTCTCCACTAATGCTTGCAGCAGGCAGAGGTGATGTCGAAATGTTGTCTAGTCTAATCAATTATGGTGCTAATATTAATCACCAAAGCTTGCAAGGATGGAACGTACTCTCTTTAGCAATCTCAAGTGGTTCAATAGAAACAGTAAAAAAGATTATTCAAGTAGATTCAAAAATGATTTTTCAGGAAGATAAAGAAGGTTGGAATGCACTTCATTGGGCTGCATTTCATGGTGAATTAGAGATAATTAATTTGTTACTACCTTTCATTGATGATGTTGACTCGAAAGATCATCAGCAAAGAACTTCCCTTCAACTAGCAGCAATTGAGGGTCATCAAAGTATCGTGAGAAAGCTGATAGAGTGGAATGCATCAACGTCTGTAAAAGATCAATCTGGTCGAACTGTAATGGAACAAGCAATTCTGTATCGGCAAAAAGATGTTCTAGAAAGTCTTTTACTCTTGGGCATCTCGGCTAGTGCTGGTCTCAGATACGCGTCTTCAATTGGTGAAGTAGGGTTATTGCCTTTATTTAAACAGCATGGAGCCAATCTAGATGAAGCAGATGAGGACGGGAATACCCCGTTACTGTTGGCTGTTTTAGGTGAACATCAAGAAACTGTATTCGGATTACTTGATTTCGGTGCTGATCCAAACCTGGCCAATGCGAAGGGACTGACTCCTTTGATTTTGGCCATCAGAAGCCGTCAGCCTGCTCTGACATCGATTCTGTTGAAGTATCCATTAGATCTCGAGAGGCAAGATCCTTTTGGAAATACATCTTTACTGACTGCTGCTCTCAATGGAAATGAAGAGATAGTAGACCAATTAATAATTGCTGGAGCCAAATTGGAGCATTCAAATTACATGGGACAGAGTGCTCTCCATCTAGCTGCACTACAAGGACAAGTTGGCATAGTCAAAAGATTACTTGATGCCAATTTAAGCCCAATGAAGTCAGATCAATTTGGGTTGACTGCTTTGCATAGAGCAGCTGAAAATGGGCATGCGGGTGTAGTTAGAACTTTTTTGAAAACTAAAACAGTTGATCCAAATATTAATGTTCTTGATGCACACGGTGATGGAGGTACACCTTGGCTGTTAGCTGCTAAACGCAGTCACATCAATGTGCTCGAAGTTTTGTTAGAAGCCAGTGCAGATCCTGATGCTGTTGAACTACTCAACGGAACAACTGCTCTTCAAGTTGCCTCAGCAGAAGGGCAACTATCTACAGTTCGATGGTTGTTAGAAAAAAATCTGTCAAAAATAGATGAAACAGATTTTTTGGGGAATACTGCCTTGCACTACGCATTTCAAAAAGGGCAGAAGTTAGTTATAGAGGAATTAATGAGGTGGGGAGCAAATCCGCAGAAAGCAAATTATGAAGGAAGAATACCATCAGAGATTGCTCAAAATTTATCTAATGACACTACATTAAACGCTCTTAATTAG